Part of the Calliopsis andreniformis isolate RMS-2024a chromosome 12, iyCalAndr_principal, whole genome shotgun sequence genome, ATAATGGAATCCAACAAATGGTCTTTTACCAGTTGCAATAACCAAATTATGTTGTGGTGCACTAGATCTATAAGATGCATTGTATCCACCACAAATAGAAGCTGTCATTAAGTGATCAAAGCTGTTTACAGATGTAGTACCGATTATTTCTGAATCATTCACAATATCCTGATTTTTGTATCCCCATTTTTTGTATGATAAGTTTGTAAGAGGTGGTAGATCATCACAATTTGCTTGAACTGTAATAGAAGAactttattattagtattaggtacttgcaattataatacaaaattatttattttatacctctTGCTAAATGATTTCTGCATGCTCTTAATGTTGAAAATAAAGGAAATCCTTGTAGAATACACACAACACTATTATAGATAACATGTACTTCTTCTCCCAAGCCAGTGTCTCCTGCATGTTTAGCTGGACGAAAAGATTGGCATTTTAATCCTATAACTGGCTCCTTATGTAACTGTTCCTCTAACAATAATGCACCTGTCTGAATCAAGAAAATGTCTTTAGAAAATACCATTAAGATTACAGATTTAATCTACTTTTTCATATAACTCTGAACACCATGATGATAACTAAAAACAACTTACTTCTGTATAAAACCTAATGAAACCAGTACTAAAACCAACTATAATGCATGTCCAATCTGGATTAGTACCACCACTAGCTTTTCCCAGAGACAATAAAGGCAGACAAATTACAGATGTTATCCATTCACTAAAAAACACTTTCAATATATGGACATATTTTCAAAGAAATTCATAGTATTAAGAGAATATACAatctaatataatattaatgcaACAAGAACTCACTTTGGTTCCTTTGCAATGTCTCCATTCCATATCATATggaatttattttttgtttcttctGGTTCCATTGAATCCCACCTTGCTAATAGAAAATTATGTCATTGTAATCACAGTTgtatattcaaaatatttaaacTATGTTTTCATTGAAACAACAAGATTTGCTGCTAGCAGTAAGAATACCAAAAACCTGGAGAAACATTCGACAACAAGTTGCAACTTTTTCAAGATATATGAAACAGCAACAAAAAGTTCCTTGCTGCTTCAGTGAAGACACAGCTTTATTCTTATTTGTCAACAAAAGAAGTGTATgtagatatgaacataattTGTGTACAGAACATATgatgtatataaaataatacataCAGATTAATATAATCATTTTCGTATTGTATGCCATAGCAAGAACATCGCCCGTCGACGATAGCGATAAGAAACAGTCTTGAAGCGGTAATTCATTACGTGGAATGTCAGCTGTAAAATGCTACTATTGACGTTTCTCGTTTTACGTGACAAAACAAGAGAATACGATAACTCACATCTTCTAACGGTATCACCAAAAAGTACCTCTTTGATATTGCTCGTATTGGACAAATTCGCAATCCCTTTAATCTGACAAGACATGTCTAACCGACCATACGGACGAAATTACTTCGATCAATTTCTAATTCTAATTTCTTGAACGTTGTAAATATCAGTGAAGCAGAATGAACCGTCGACGATCTAGCAACGATGTCCACTGAACAGATAATAGATAAAGAACCGTCGTATGCTCTCGGCCAGGGTAGTAGAAATATACTGCAGGCCCCGTTCAAGAAATCACAAATCGCGACAAATGATAGACCCACTAGCGCTCTTCGTTGCTTTCGTCATCTGAACGTTACGGCATAAATAACGATATGAGTTAAACAGCAAGGAttctagaagccaacgtcaacgTAGAAACGTAAACTCGAAACGGTGGATGTTGAATATTCATTCGTGCGAGAGCGTTAAAGCACATTTCAAGTCAAAATGGAGAACACGTGTTGCATGATATCACGTGACGTAATTTGCGACGTTTAGAAACAGTCGCTAGAGTTTTTCTGATTGGACAAAACGGATCGTTAGGACCAATGGAACGGCCCGTTTCTCCGCAATGGTCCGCGTAACGTGTTCAGCCATTTTGTTATTATTTTCGAAAATCTTTAGGTTGGGTTTAAGGACGACGTAACCCGCGATCGTTTTTCCCGTTTCACGTTGAAAGTCGACGGGATAGAGACAGGATATTCGTATGAGATTTAAGGGGACAAGGTTGCGGCGAAGAACGGCCTTCGGTGGGTATCGCGTGCATTTATGAGGTACGGAGCTTCTCTCCAACTAGCGATCGTCGCAAACGAAGCGGAGACAGACGAGGGGCGAGGGAGAGAACGTGCGAGAGATAGATAGCGAGAAgaggagaggaagagagagaacgagaaagagagagtgagagagaaagagagagaaagaaagagacgGTTGAGGAACAGCGAGAGAGTGTGTGAAACGAGGAACGAAATTGGTCGCGCGCGGGAATCAGCGGTTGTTGTGTGTTTGGCCTTTTTCTGCTTGTGATTTACTGCGAGAGATTGTGATTGCTGGTGCGAGACGTGTGTTTTTTTtacttaagaattgagaatctaCGTGCGGAAGTTAATGCGGTATGTTCGAACGTCGTTCACCACACTTTTATTCGTTGGACAACGACGCAATGAGTAAAGTGCACCCCGGACAACAAAAACCAACGAATTCCGATGATCTGTCTATTGATATTTTTATACCCATACGATCATTCGTTTGTACCTGATTAAATGTATCACGCCCGTGTACCTCTCGTACCTGATTTATAAACATCGCGCACAATAAATTTCCACATAACCTTGTTTGCGATTGTCAAATGTAGGTTAGGTCGAGCGGTCGCAGTGCGGTGACCTCCCTTGCTACACGTTAACAGCGATTTCCTCGTTTATTATTGCTTCTGTTTAATTTCGTTTCTTACGTTATACAGTTGTTCGTTTTCTTTTCATTGAATATCCTCGATTTCGTTGCGAACAGGAATAAAATGTTCTTCTGTGAAAGCAAAACAATATTTGGttgatactgttttttatgaaaCTCTATGATCTCTTCTGTAGAGTTGTAACAATGTAAGAGGAACATCTGATTAAAAATGACGAGATAATATACAATCAAAATATATGATATTCAGTTGACAGTGAGAACTGAGTTTTTGCTAGAATTTTAGTCATATTCTTAGAGTTATTGCACAAGATGTTTGTTTTAACTGAATTGTATTGAATTCTGTGATGTTTAGATCGATTATTAATTTATACAATAAATTAGTGTGTTTATAAATGTGGTACTTTATGATATTCAAGCCTAAGTGTAACCATGAcatgaattttattttaatggaACTTGGAGAATGATGAAATGCAATTATTTTCAGATAGAGTGTATGAGAGCTGAAcattatacaataaataatgGCAACTTTAGCAGAACAAGCATCCAAGCTTTTGGATTTTAATCAGAAGTTAGATATAACACTTCTTGATAACATAGTAGGTTGTATGTACACTGGGATAGGCGAGCAACAGAGAGTTGCACAGGAAGTATTAACCACACTTAAAGAACATCCAAATGCATGGACACGTGTAGATACTATTCTAGAATATTCACaggtaattttttttatttgaaattactGTGTCTCAGAAAGTCTATGAGACATTTTTGCTCATACATAATCATTTTTATGTAGAACCAACAAACAAAGTATTATGCTTTACAAATATTGGAACAAGTAATAAAGACACGATGGAAAGTATTACCacgaaatcagtgtgaaggtataaaaAAGTACATTGTAGGTCTTATCATAAAAACAAGCAGTGATCCAGAAACAATGGAAGCTTCTAAAGTGTATCTTAATAAACTTAACATGATTTTAGTTCAGGTAAGTTATTTATGGGAACAAAACcctatttttcaatttattcaAGCATATTTTCTTTATCATAGGTTTTAAAAAGAGAGTGGCCAAAAAATTGGGAATCCTTTATCGGTGATATTGTTGGAGCTAGTAAAACGAATGAAAGTCTTTGTCAAAACAATATGACAATTCTAAAATTATTGTCAGAGGAAGTATTTGATTTTTCTAGTGGGCAAATGACACAAACAAAAGCAAAACACTTAAAGGATACAATGTGTAGTGAATTCTCACAGATCTTTCAACTTTGTCAGTTTGTATTGGACAATTCACAAAATGTTCCATTAGTAGCAGTTACGTTAGAAACTCTTTTAAGGTTTTTAAATTGGATTCCCCTTGGATATATTTTTGAAACAAAGTTGATAAGTACTTTAATATTCAAGGTAACTAAAATGCCTTTCTTATAGCATATCCAACTGTAACTAATACTCGATTTaactttcttattttatttacaGTTTTTGAATGTACCCATATTCAGAAATGTCACACTAAAGTGTTTAActgaaattgctgctgtcactgtAACAACATACGACgatgtatttgtaatgttatttATTAATGTAATGCGGCAGTTGGAACAAATTCTACCGCTTGACACTAATATTCGTGAAGCATACGCAGCTGGTCAAGATCAAGAGCAGAATTTTATTCAGAATCTAGCTATATTTCTTTGCACATATTTGAAGGAACACGGTCAATTTATAGAAGAGAAGCAGTTGAACGAAATGTTGCTAAAAGCATTGCATTATCTTGTATTAATTTCCGAAGTTGATgaagttgaaatatttaaaatttgtctTGAGTATTGGAGTGCATTAGCGATCAATTTGTATAAACAAAACAATCCGCTTCTGACTCCATTAGCACCATTGTTTGCTAAAAACATGACAATTCCACCTAGAAGATTATTTTATTGCCCAGTTCTAACAAAAGTGCGATATATTATGATCAGCAGAATGGCTAAACCTGAAGAAGTTCTTGTTGTAGAAAATGAAAATGGAGAAGTTGTCAGAGAATTTATGAAGGATACTGATTCtattaatttatataaaaatatgagAGAAACTCTTGTGTATCTTACTCATCTTGACTATATAGATACTGAAAGAATAATGACAGAGAAGTTGCAAAATCAAGTGAATGGATCAGAATGGTCTTGGAAGAATCTCAATGCAGTAAGTGATCTTCAGAATGTTACAGTGcagagaaatattcaataacaatATTATACTGTGCTaataattttcttaatttttcttTCAGTTATGCTGGGCAATAGGTAGTATTTCCGGCGCAATGCATGAAGAGGATGAAAAGCGGTTTTTAGTAACTGTGATCAAAGACCTCCTCGGTCTATGCGAACAGAAAAAGGGCAAGGATAACAAAGCTATCATTGCCAGCAATATTATGTATGTAGTCGGACAGTATCCGAGATTTCTGAGAGCACATTGGAAATttttaaagactgttgtaaataAACTATTTGAATTTATGCATGGTAAGAATCGTGTTCTGTACAACGCATGCATTATAAAATAGAGTAGAAGGTATCTCAAACGATTATTACAAATTTATTACAGAAACTCACGATGGTGTGCAAGATATGGCCTGTGACACGTTCATAAAAATAGCATTAAAATGCAGGCGACATTTTGTTACAGTACAATTAGGAgaaactgt contains:
- the Emb gene encoding exportin-1 emb is translated as MATLAEQASKLLDFNQKLDITLLDNIVGCMYTGIGEQQRVAQEVLTTLKEHPNAWTRVDTILEYSQNQQTKYYALQILEQVIKTRWKVLPRNQCEGIKKYIVGLIIKTSSDPETMEASKVYLNKLNMILVQVLKREWPKNWESFIGDIVGASKTNESLCQNNMTILKLLSEEVFDFSSGQMTQTKAKHLKDTMCSEFSQIFQLCQFVLDNSQNVPLVAVTLETLLRFLNWIPLGYIFETKLISTLIFKFLNVPIFRNVTLKCLTEIAAVTVTTYDDVFVMLFINVMRQLEQILPLDTNIREAYAAGQDQEQNFIQNLAIFLCTYLKEHGQFIEEKQLNEMLLKALHYLVLISEVDEVEIFKICLEYWSALAINLYKQNNPLLTPLAPLFAKNMTIPPRRLFYCPVLTKVRYIMISRMAKPEEVLVVENENGEVVREFMKDTDSINLYKNMRETLVYLTHLDYIDTERIMTEKLQNQVNGSEWSWKNLNALCWAIGSISGAMHEEDEKRFLVTVIKDLLGLCEQKKGKDNKAIIASNIMYVVGQYPRFLRAHWKFLKTVVNKLFEFMHETHDGVQDMACDTFIKIALKCRRHFVTVQLGETVPFIEEILSTISSIICDLQTQQVHTFYEAVGYMISAQTDTVLQEQLIEKYMLLPNQVWDDIISQASKNVDVLKDQEAVKQLASILKTNVRACKALGHPYVIQLGRIYLDMLNVYKVMSENISAAIALNGESVMEQSLIKSMRVVKKETLKLISEWVSRTVDHQMVLENFIPPLLDAVLLDYQKTNVHCAREPEVLSAMAIIVNKLEGHITSEVPKIFDAVFECTLEMINKDFEEFPEHRTNFFLLLQAVNLYCFPAFLLIPSAQFKLVLDSIIWAFKHTMRNVADTGLQILYQLLQNVENEPAAQTFYRTYFTDILQHIFSVVTDSSHIAGLTMHATILAYMFSLVELGRIQVPLGPVQDNVLYVQEFVARLLKAAFPHLTDNQIKITVQGMFNLNQDIPAFKEHLRDFLVQIREYTGEDDSDLYLDERENALRLAQEEKRRQQMAVPGILNPHEIPEEMQD